Proteins encoded in a region of the Mercenaria mercenaria strain notata chromosome 1, MADL_Memer_1, whole genome shotgun sequence genome:
- the LOC123530333 gene encoding uncharacterized protein LOC123530333 translates to MRPGLTTLWFWSVLAAICCLIIPKNTVSGEKLSDYLWSETNELQQAALDTYVVQGLKNGSLDPSDFGAYMVQDAIYTHSSKESIDVTIGKTTDPDLKQFLQEKAKSYESLYIDLFKQWHIDDPHGIKLGSACENYTNHLSNVAKTMEPAYLVVAMVPCVKLWPWIGTQIKADFNSFGVYTKWIRENFDPEYKGYQVYDLMVDDAYREGTIDKDIALSVYVASMKGEVDFFGLL, encoded by the exons ATGAGGCCTGGTTTGACCACCCTCTGGTTTTGGTCAGTCCTAGCTGCTATATGCTGTCTAATAATACCCAAGAATACTGTTTCTGGCGAAAAGTTGTCTGATTACCTATGGAGTGAAACAAATGAGCTTCAGCAGGCTGCACTGGACACTTACGTAGTTCAAGGTCTCAAAAATGGGTCATTAGATCCATCTGATTTCG GGGCTTACATGGTCCAGGATGCCATTTATACGCATTCCTCGAAAGAAAGTATTGATGTGACCATCGGTAAAACAACCGATCCGGATCTCAAACAGTTCTTACAGGAAAAAGCTAAAAGCTACGAGAG tCTTTACATAGACCTCTTCAAACAATGGCATATCGATGACCCACACGGAATCAAGCTAGGAAGTGCCTGTGAAAATTACACAAATCACCTAAGCAATGTTGCAAAGACTATGGAGCCTGCCTATCTTGTTGTTGCTATGGTACCTTGTGTAAAACTTTGGCCATGGATTGGTACGCAAATCAAAGCAGATTTT aaTAGCTTTGGTGTCTATACAAAATGGATACGGGAAAATTTTGATCCGGAATACAAAGGATATCAGGTGTATGATTTAATGGTTGACGATGCATACAGGGAAGGAACGATTGATAAAGATATTGCGCTCTCTGTGTACGTTGCAAGCATGAAAGGAGAAGTGGACTTTTTCGGGCTGCTGTAA